In Mycobacterium gallinarum, a single window of DNA contains:
- a CDS encoding TetR/AcrR family transcriptional regulator encodes MADADAVRRSSRSSRPAGKKGQRAAKLSAVTDETAVDATRRTEILKTANSVIAASGLRTSLQQIADAAGILAGSLYHHFDSKEAILVELIRRYHADLDRVGELALKRLDEPDPRPVAEQITELGCEIARCAVEHRAALQMSFYEGPSSDPELMELTQRPPSTIQAAMLQTLRAGRWGGYIRSDLDLPTLADRVCQSMLHVGLDVIRHKASTDELATLKSHIALEGLAVDLPADADLDKSKAFAAAEDVIQSWVDTEDDSDLKAAHVRAVARAEFGRRGYEMTTIRDIASAAGLGTGTVYRVIGSKDELLMSIMLEFGHKVGGAWTDIVHTEATTIEKLDALSWLNINALDQFPDEFRIQLAWLRHTPPDTSNPAWSFTTRIRQMKALLSEGIRAGEIRKESPAADLLARCIIGEQWIPENILQQIGTRNALILARDTTLRGISVREA; translated from the coding sequence ATGGCCGATGCCGACGCCGTGAGGCGGAGTTCGAGAAGCAGCCGGCCTGCGGGCAAGAAGGGTCAGCGCGCCGCGAAACTCAGCGCCGTCACCGATGAAACGGCAGTCGATGCGACGCGGCGCACGGAGATCCTGAAGACGGCGAACTCCGTCATCGCCGCGTCGGGGCTGCGTACCTCGTTGCAGCAGATCGCCGATGCGGCGGGCATCCTCGCGGGCAGCCTCTACCACCACTTCGACTCCAAGGAAGCGATACTGGTCGAGCTGATCAGGCGCTATCACGCAGACCTGGACCGTGTCGGCGAGTTGGCGCTGAAGCGCCTCGACGAACCGGATCCACGTCCGGTGGCCGAGCAGATCACCGAGCTCGGCTGTGAGATCGCCCGCTGCGCGGTAGAGCACCGGGCCGCCCTGCAGATGTCGTTCTACGAAGGCCCGAGCTCAGACCCCGAGCTGATGGAACTCACGCAGCGCCCCCCGTCGACCATCCAAGCCGCGATGTTGCAGACACTTCGAGCCGGCCGCTGGGGCGGATACATCCGATCCGACCTGGACCTGCCCACCCTGGCCGACCGCGTGTGTCAGAGCATGCTGCACGTCGGTCTCGACGTGATCAGGCACAAGGCGTCGACCGACGAACTGGCCACGCTGAAAAGCCATATCGCGCTTGAAGGTCTCGCAGTCGACCTTCCCGCAGATGCGGATCTGGACAAGTCGAAAGCATTCGCGGCCGCTGAAGACGTGATCCAGAGTTGGGTCGACACCGAGGACGACAGCGACCTCAAGGCGGCTCACGTCCGGGCGGTGGCCCGCGCCGAATTCGGCCGCCGCGGATACGAGATGACCACCATCCGCGACATCGCGTCCGCCGCCGGACTGGGGACCGGCACGGTCTACCGCGTCATCGGTTCGAAAGACGAGCTGTTGATGTCGATCATGCTGGAGTTCGGACACAAGGTCGGCGGCGCGTGGACGGACATCGTGCACACAGAGGCCACGACGATCGAAAAGCTTGACGCCTTGAGTTGGCTGAACATCAATGCACTCGACCAGTTCCCCGACGAGTTCCGAATCCAACTGGCCTGGCTGCGTCATACCCCGCCGGATACATCCAATCCCGCGTGGTCGTTCACGACTCGGATTCGCCAGATGAAAGCCCTGCTCTCCGAGGGCATCCGCGCCGGCGAGATACGTAAAGAGAGTCCCGCTGCGGATCTGCTGGCCCGATGCATCATCGGTGAGCAGTGGATTCCCGAGAACATTCTCCAACAGATCGGCACGCGAAACGCGTTGATCCTGGCCCGAGACACCACGTTGCGGGGCATCAGTGTTCGCGAGGCATGA
- a CDS encoding spirocyclase AveC family protein has protein sequence MTTESKPLETEPKSPDSARTGPNWGRVIALFAWLGFLGLFLVVGRTAVDPRVANPNVEGRPRPVEFLTGFDHWQIIPQVGALIMVVVLTIVFIIGWRRNPGSPVLLMVLVTTLIVWQDPIMNWSPYAVYNPALMHWPENWYLIMMSPTVEPFIVFGYVTFYFGPYFPAIWILRKMQAKRGPESFVSRHPLLSLGGLVLVIGFIFDAMLEISLVRTGLYIYSQAIPFGTLFPGSTFQFPLLWESLSVTFVMIPAAILVYRDDTGKSVAEKLAAKARLFPKKPVLGTFLVMFVIINVSYFAYGGWFWAIKASGLATSVACPWPYPEAKVYDPQGYYRANGAEGPYSVGKWSTWQQGPSRNTDVELGSKSMRCATETADG, from the coding sequence ATGACCACTGAATCGAAACCGCTTGAAACCGAGCCGAAATCGCCGGATTCGGCTCGCACGGGCCCTAATTGGGGGCGCGTCATCGCCCTGTTCGCATGGCTCGGCTTCCTCGGTTTGTTCCTCGTAGTCGGGCGTACTGCAGTCGACCCGCGGGTGGCGAACCCGAACGTCGAGGGACGGCCCCGGCCGGTCGAGTTCCTGACAGGATTCGATCACTGGCAGATCATCCCGCAGGTCGGCGCATTGATCATGGTCGTGGTGCTGACCATCGTCTTCATCATCGGCTGGCGCAGAAATCCGGGCAGTCCGGTGTTGCTGATGGTCCTGGTCACGACGTTGATCGTGTGGCAGGACCCGATCATGAACTGGTCACCGTACGCGGTGTACAACCCGGCGCTGATGCACTGGCCGGAGAACTGGTATCTGATCATGATGTCGCCGACCGTCGAGCCGTTCATCGTGTTCGGATACGTCACGTTCTACTTCGGGCCCTACTTCCCGGCGATCTGGATTCTTCGCAAGATGCAGGCCAAGCGCGGACCGGAATCGTTCGTGAGCCGGCACCCGCTGCTCAGCCTGGGCGGGCTGGTGCTGGTGATCGGTTTCATCTTCGACGCGATGCTGGAGATCAGCCTGGTGCGCACGGGGCTGTACATCTATTCGCAGGCGATCCCGTTCGGAACATTGTTCCCGGGAAGCACCTTTCAGTTCCCCTTGCTCTGGGAGTCACTGTCGGTGACGTTCGTGATGATCCCGGCAGCCATCCTGGTGTACCGCGACGACACGGGAAAGTCGGTGGCGGAGAAGCTCGCGGCGAAGGCCAGGCTCTTCCCGAAAAAGCCGGTGCTCGGCACGTTCCTGGTGATGTTCGTGATCATCAACGTGTCGTACTTCGCCTACGGCGGCTGGTTCTGGGCGATCAAGGCCAGCGGGCTTGCCACCTCCGTCGCGTGTCCGTGGCCGTATCCGGAGGCAAAGGTGTACGACCCGCAAGGGTATTACCGGGCGAACGGAGCCGAAGGGCCGTACTCGGTCGGCAAGTGGTCCACCTGGCAGCAGGGGCCGTCCCGCAACACCGACGTGGAGCTGGGATCGAAGAGTATGAGATGCGCGACCGAAACGGCCGACGGGTGA
- a CDS encoding nitric oxide reductase activation protein NorD produces the protein MLASALAGRPLAVAAVDPDEPSWTDGQTVFVDPSARPRENLESVAVHASLIAADSLAPDIMGALVRHPRVAKRYLTVEGHRALAANRDVLPGVLCALADPETASRSDSPESSLALASGKDPLDEPPARWGVVRAKRLLAAGNRAAEQVDHAAHVPRRDSKEALEELDDGEVDDSDDPDLFSNPVGGGGFIGKWLKKMLSSARKTGGSGGGPPGADSPTHRTDSANRGALAVSSTATAAGEDVADIAASGYKYPEWDADRKSYRPEWCTVREIEPRIKSSAADAIDGAIGVRRPLARLGMGLHRRHRQPQGDDIDIDAAVEMRVEVRAGSVPDENVYLDSLRRQRDLSVLLLLDVSGSTAEPGTVGRTVHQQQRAVITDLTVALHDLGDRVALYAYNSQGRGAVNMLPVKRFDDHLDAGVIRRLNSLEPGAYSRLGAAIRHGSAVLETRGGTSRRLLVVVSDGLAYDHGYERAYGAADARRALTEARRRGTGCVCLTVGAGTDVGVLKKVFGSTAHATIARPEQLTGIVGPLFRSAVRSAEVRRRVS, from the coding sequence ATGTTGGCCTCCGCGCTCGCCGGGCGGCCCCTCGCGGTGGCGGCTGTCGATCCGGATGAGCCTTCGTGGACCGACGGACAGACTGTTTTCGTCGATCCTTCTGCACGTCCCCGCGAGAATCTGGAATCGGTGGCGGTGCACGCGTCACTGATCGCGGCCGACAGCCTGGCCCCCGACATCATGGGTGCACTGGTCCGGCATCCCAGAGTGGCCAAGCGTTACCTGACCGTCGAGGGGCATCGTGCACTGGCTGCCAACCGGGACGTGCTCCCCGGCGTGCTGTGCGCGTTGGCCGATCCCGAAACCGCGAGCCGTAGCGACTCGCCCGAATCGTCGCTGGCCCTAGCGTCGGGTAAAGATCCGCTCGATGAACCGCCGGCGCGGTGGGGGGTTGTGCGTGCCAAGAGGTTGTTGGCGGCCGGCAATCGGGCCGCCGAACAGGTGGACCACGCAGCACATGTTCCACGGCGCGACAGCAAGGAGGCGCTCGAAGAACTCGATGACGGCGAGGTCGACGACAGCGACGATCCCGACCTGTTCAGCAATCCCGTCGGCGGGGGCGGGTTCATCGGCAAGTGGCTGAAGAAGATGTTGTCGTCGGCACGCAAGACCGGAGGCAGCGGCGGCGGTCCGCCAGGTGCCGACTCGCCGACCCACCGCACCGACTCGGCCAATCGCGGGGCCCTCGCAGTGTCGTCGACGGCGACTGCTGCAGGGGAGGACGTCGCCGACATCGCGGCAAGCGGGTACAAGTACCCGGAGTGGGACGCCGACCGCAAGAGCTATCGGCCGGAATGGTGCACCGTGCGCGAGATCGAGCCACGGATCAAGTCATCGGCGGCCGATGCGATCGACGGTGCCATCGGTGTGCGGCGTCCGCTGGCTCGCCTCGGCATGGGCCTGCATCGTCGCCATCGGCAGCCCCAAGGCGACGACATCGATATCGACGCAGCAGTCGAGATGCGCGTCGAAGTGAGAGCCGGGTCGGTTCCCGACGAGAACGTCTACCTCGACAGCCTGCGGCGCCAGCGTGACCTGTCCGTGCTACTGCTACTCGACGTCTCCGGATCGACTGCGGAACCGGGAACCGTGGGGCGAACGGTCCATCAGCAGCAGCGGGCGGTGATCACCGATCTCACAGTCGCCCTGCACGACCTGGGCGATCGTGTCGCGCTGTACGCCTACAACTCGCAGGGGCGTGGTGCGGTGAACATGTTGCCCGTCAAGAGATTCGACGACCATCTCGATGCGGGGGTGATTCGACGATTGAACAGCCTCGAGCCGGGAGCGTATTCACGCCTCGGCGCGGCCATCCGGCACGGTTCGGCCGTTCTCGAGACGCGGGGCGGGACATCACGACGGCTGCTGGTCGTGGTTTCCGATGGTCTGGCTTACGACCATGGTTACGAGCGTGCCTACGGTGCGGCAGATGCACGACGCGCGTTGACGGAAGCTCGCCGACGGGGGACCGGTTGCGTATGCCTGACCGTGGGCGCAGGTACCGATGTCGGAGTGTTGAAGAAGGTCTTCGGAAGCACCGCGCACGCCACGATCGCCCGACCAGAGCAACTGACGGGCATCGTCGGCCCGCTCTTCAGGTCGGCCGTCCGTTCCGCAGAGGTGCGGCGCCGGGTCTCGTGA
- a CDS encoding nuclear transport factor 2 family protein: protein MTGDSELHERLARLEDREQIRDCMMRYARGMDRRDRALLRSAYHDGAVDDHVGFIGEVDDFIDWAFAYHSTQTRYQHYLLNHTVELNGEEAHAETYYLFVGTDREPVNHMTLSGGRYVDRLERRGGRWAIVDRVCVVEWNAESTSFITDEVIAMMAGSMKVATHDTADPSYDRPLIASRADAPS, encoded by the coding sequence ATGACCGGCGATTCAGAACTACACGAAAGGCTTGCCCGCCTTGAGGATCGCGAGCAGATCCGCGATTGCATGATGCGCTACGCGCGAGGCATGGACCGGCGCGATCGCGCCCTACTGCGGTCCGCCTACCACGATGGGGCCGTCGACGACCACGTCGGATTCATCGGCGAGGTCGACGACTTCATCGATTGGGCCTTCGCCTACCACTCCACGCAGACCCGCTACCAGCACTACCTGCTCAACCACACTGTGGAACTCAACGGCGAGGAAGCGCACGCCGAAACCTACTACCTCTTCGTCGGGACCGACCGCGAACCCGTGAACCACATGACTCTGTCGGGCGGGCGCTACGTCGATCGCCTGGAACGACGCGGCGGACGCTGGGCGATCGTCGACCGGGTATGCGTCGTCGAGTGGAACGCGGAGTCGACGTCGTTCATCACCGACGAGGTGATCGCGATGATGGCGGGCTCCATGAAGGTGGCCACGCACGACACGGCGGATCCCTCCTATGACCGCCCGTTGATCGCATCGCGAGCGGACGCACCCTCGTGA
- a CDS encoding aldehyde dehydrogenase family protein: protein MTEATAVRFESRMLIDGKLVEGEAGTFTNINPANEDVLGEVADASKADMNRAIDAARRSFDETDWSTNRELRKRCLLQLHEAIESELEELREELILEVGAPRAVTHGPHLDAPLEDGLKYPARLIDSFEWETDLGDKVVSVTGVNTRRKVWHEPVGVVGAIVPWNFPFEVTINKLGQALATGNTVVLKPAPNTPFNATRLGRLIAEKTDIPAGVVSVVTASDHFVGEELTLSPKVDMISFTGSTVVGKRIMEKGAATMKRLFLELGGKSATIVLEDADFNTACLIGIGPLMHAGQGCAAPTRMLLPRSRYDEGVAILRGIYENIKAGDPQDPGTICGPVISAKQQQRILGYIRKGVDEGANMLVGSTEPPEQYDKGFWVNPTLFTDVDNSMTIAQEEIFGPVLVVIPYEDEEDAIRIANDSVYGLAGNVMSSSLDRSLSVARRLRAGFIGLNGTAGYGADTPFGGYKDSGVGRQNGIAGFSQYTEVKSVAYPAQ from the coding sequence ATGACTGAAGCCACTGCGGTTCGATTCGAGTCGAGGATGCTGATCGACGGCAAGCTCGTCGAAGGTGAAGCCGGTACCTTCACCAACATCAACCCAGCCAACGAAGACGTTCTCGGCGAGGTCGCGGACGCGTCGAAGGCCGATATGAACCGCGCGATCGATGCTGCGAGAAGGTCTTTCGACGAGACCGACTGGTCGACCAATCGGGAGCTTCGCAAGCGTTGCCTGCTGCAGCTGCACGAGGCGATCGAAAGCGAGCTCGAGGAATTGCGTGAGGAGCTCATTCTCGAGGTCGGGGCACCGCGAGCGGTCACGCACGGTCCGCACCTGGATGCTCCGCTGGAGGACGGCCTGAAGTATCCCGCCAGGCTGATCGACAGCTTCGAGTGGGAAACCGATCTCGGCGACAAGGTCGTGTCGGTGACCGGCGTCAACACCAGGCGGAAGGTGTGGCACGAGCCCGTCGGCGTGGTCGGTGCGATTGTGCCGTGGAACTTCCCGTTCGAGGTCACGATCAACAAACTCGGTCAGGCCTTGGCGACGGGTAACACCGTGGTACTCAAACCCGCGCCGAACACACCGTTCAACGCCACCCGGCTCGGTCGTCTCATCGCCGAGAAGACCGATATCCCAGCGGGTGTGGTCAGTGTGGTGACCGCCTCGGATCATTTCGTCGGCGAGGAACTCACCCTGTCACCGAAGGTCGACATGATCTCGTTCACCGGGTCCACCGTGGTGGGCAAGCGAATCATGGAGAAGGGCGCGGCGACGATGAAACGTCTGTTCCTCGAACTCGGTGGCAAGTCGGCGACCATCGTGCTCGAGGACGCGGACTTCAACACCGCCTGCCTGATCGGCATCGGTCCTCTCATGCACGCGGGCCAGGGCTGCGCGGCCCCGACGCGGATGCTGCTGCCGCGGTCCCGCTACGACGAAGGGGTCGCGATTCTTCGTGGCATCTACGAGAACATCAAGGCGGGTGATCCGCAGGATCCGGGCACGATCTGTGGTCCGGTGATTTCTGCCAAGCAGCAGCAGCGCATCCTGGGCTACATCCGCAAGGGTGTCGACGAGGGCGCGAACATGCTGGTTGGCAGCACCGAGCCGCCAGAGCAATACGACAAGGGATTTTGGGTCAACCCAACGCTTTTCACCGATGTCGACAATTCGATGACCATCGCCCAGGAAGAGATCTTCGGCCCCGTCCTCGTCGTCATTCCCTACGAGGACGAAGAAGATGCCATCCGGATCGCCAACGACAGCGTATACGGACTCGCCGGAAACGTGATGTCGAGTTCGCTTGACCGATCGCTCTCCGTCGCGCGCCGTCTGCGCGCCGGCTTCATCGGCCTCAACGGAACCGCCGGATACGGCGCGGACACCCCGTTCGGCGGATACAAGGACAGCGGCGTCGGCCGTCAGAACGGCATTGCCGGATTCAGCCAGTACACCGAAGTGAAATCGGTGGCCTACCCAGCCCAGTAG
- a CDS encoding ABC transporter substrate-binding protein translates to MSYESTAEPIKVGYLMDFTLPPGFPEDLLASFTQCFDLIFEEAVEQGLMDRPVQMIYREVEGLPKGSVKAVIDAYSELVDEGCLVVFGPNITDNCVPMREAIEERFKVPAISVTGTDDWLGEWTFAFPQGSMTDEPIFIADLVAKRGLNEIGVLVEQSLIGESYLKNLRSACRRKGIRIVAEATIAQTAQDINDAVRTLHEAKAEAIVHLGFGFGIVFVNPALEAVGWDPPRFTTTAFQNAWVNPIMWNAFMGWVGVDQYDEENPIGQDFLDRYAEKYNGSRPEFCVTVVNRDVAATLVRAFTDAHPLSPRGVKEALERVKMMPAASGAPGTRVSLGKWTRRAWMGSGYLVARTLDADGVNSHLVDRFGEE, encoded by the coding sequence ATGTCCTACGAGAGCACGGCTGAGCCGATCAAGGTCGGCTACCTGATGGATTTCACGTTGCCGCCGGGCTTTCCGGAGGACCTGCTGGCCTCGTTCACGCAGTGCTTCGACCTGATCTTCGAGGAAGCCGTTGAACAGGGCCTGATGGATCGGCCGGTGCAGATGATCTACCGCGAGGTCGAGGGTCTGCCAAAGGGTTCGGTGAAGGCGGTCATCGACGCCTACTCCGAGCTCGTCGACGAGGGCTGCCTCGTCGTTTTCGGCCCCAACATCACCGACAACTGCGTGCCGATGCGTGAGGCGATCGAAGAGCGCTTCAAGGTTCCCGCCATCAGCGTCACCGGCACCGACGACTGGCTCGGCGAGTGGACGTTCGCCTTCCCCCAGGGGTCGATGACCGACGAACCGATCTTCATCGCGGACCTCGTCGCCAAACGCGGCCTCAACGAGATCGGCGTCCTGGTCGAGCAGAGCCTCATCGGAGAGAGCTATCTGAAGAACCTGCGGAGTGCTTGTCGTCGCAAGGGCATTCGGATTGTCGCCGAGGCGACGATTGCCCAGACTGCGCAGGACATCAACGACGCGGTGCGCACCCTGCACGAGGCAAAAGCCGAAGCGATCGTGCACCTCGGCTTCGGATTCGGCATCGTCTTCGTCAATCCGGCGCTCGAGGCGGTGGGCTGGGATCCGCCGAGGTTCACCACCACCGCGTTCCAAAACGCATGGGTGAACCCGATCATGTGGAACGCGTTCATGGGCTGGGTCGGGGTCGACCAATACGACGAGGAAAACCCCATCGGTCAAGACTTTTTGGACCGCTACGCCGAGAAATACAACGGTAGTCGTCCCGAATTCTGTGTGACGGTGGTGAACCGCGACGTCGCCGCGACGCTGGTGCGCGCCTTCACCGATGCCCACCCGCTGAGCCCGCGCGGTGTGAAAGAGGCGCTAGAGCGGGTCAAGATGATGCCCGCCGCCTCCGGAGCACCGGGAACCCGGGTGTCCCTTGGCAAGTGGACCCGCCGGGCATGGATGGGCTCGGGGTACCTCGTCGCCCGGACTCTAGACGCCGACGGCGTCAATTCGCATCTGGTCGACCGATTCGGGGAGGAATGA
- a CDS encoding CbbQ/NirQ/NorQ/GpvN family protein → MGTEPGIAYQNGAMQPADESRPYYRQVGNEEAVFKAAYRQGLSLVLKGPTGCGKTRFVEAMAHDLGRPLITVACHDDLTTADLVGRYLLRGDETVWVDGPLTHAVREGAICYLDEVVEARQDTTVVLHPLADYRRQLPIERLGITLDAAPGFGLVVSYNPGYQSVLKDLKDSTRQRMVAIEFGFPEPDVEEGIVAHESGVDHATAVELVKFGQAIRRLETGGLREVASTRVLIAAGRLIVEGLTMRDAARAAIAGPLTDDASVSRGLNEMIDVYLGAPAVD, encoded by the coding sequence ATGGGCACCGAGCCCGGGATTGCGTACCAGAATGGCGCCATGCAACCGGCCGACGAGTCGCGCCCCTACTACCGGCAGGTGGGTAACGAGGAGGCCGTGTTCAAAGCGGCGTATCGCCAGGGACTTTCGCTGGTCCTCAAGGGGCCCACCGGGTGCGGCAAGACCCGCTTCGTCGAAGCGATGGCGCACGACCTCGGTCGACCGTTGATCACCGTGGCCTGCCACGACGACCTCACCACCGCCGATCTGGTCGGCAGATACCTGCTTCGCGGCGATGAGACGGTCTGGGTTGACGGGCCGCTGACCCACGCGGTGCGGGAGGGAGCGATCTGTTACCTCGACGAGGTCGTCGAAGCCCGTCAGGACACCACTGTGGTCCTGCACCCACTCGCGGACTACCGGCGACAACTGCCGATCGAGCGCCTGGGCATCACCCTCGACGCAGCGCCGGGGTTCGGCCTGGTCGTGTCGTACAACCCCGGCTACCAGAGCGTCCTGAAGGACCTCAAGGACTCTACGCGGCAGCGGATGGTCGCCATCGAGTTCGGGTTTCCTGAGCCGGACGTCGAAGAGGGCATCGTCGCGCACGAATCGGGTGTGGATCATGCGACCGCCGTCGAGCTCGTGAAATTCGGGCAGGCGATTCGGCGGCTCGAGACCGGTGGGCTGCGCGAGGTCGCGTCGACGAGGGTGCTCATTGCCGCGGGGCGGCTCATCGTCGAAGGTCTGACCATGCGTGATGCGGCCAGGGCTGCGATCGCGGGACCCCTGACCGACGACGCGTCGGTCAGCCGCGGTCTCAACGAAATGATCGACGTCTACCTGGGCGCTCCTGCCGTTGATTGA
- a CDS encoding SDR family oxidoreductase, translated as MTEPRSVVITGASRGLGFASTVRLYREGWRVVAAMRTPDRGMPLLRAATGAGADDDRLIGVQLDVTDSASVAAAAKSILETVGAPYAVVHNAGISAAGMVEEADMELWQNMLSTHVLGPVELTKALLPAMRAAGTGRIVLVSSAGGVRGQPGIAPYSAAKGALERWGESMAGEIAPFGLGVTILVSGTYDTDIITDAGTTDDRNFGGPYARIHNTVNTRGRFAMKLARPPEKFADGLLKALSDTASFRRHGVGPDASMLLVSNRILPAAGMHHMSRLVMGIPRQGTMRDGAWPLTGTQRAMVLATKIIPQPLMQRLADRAARRAAAVSDQGSESND; from the coding sequence ATGACTGAGCCTCGCAGCGTCGTCATCACCGGAGCGTCACGTGGTCTCGGCTTCGCATCGACCGTGCGCCTCTATCGCGAGGGGTGGCGCGTGGTCGCGGCAATGCGGACGCCTGATCGCGGAATGCCGCTGCTGCGTGCGGCGACCGGTGCTGGCGCCGACGACGACCGGTTGATCGGCGTGCAGCTCGACGTGACCGACAGCGCGTCGGTCGCGGCGGCCGCCAAGTCGATATTGGAAACGGTCGGCGCGCCCTATGCGGTGGTGCACAACGCCGGCATCTCGGCTGCGGGCATGGTCGAAGAGGCCGACATGGAGCTGTGGCAGAACATGTTGTCCACGCATGTGTTGGGCCCGGTCGAGCTGACCAAGGCGCTCCTGCCCGCCATGCGCGCCGCGGGCACAGGTCGAATCGTGCTGGTATCCAGTGCCGGTGGCGTCAGGGGTCAGCCGGGAATCGCCCCGTACTCAGCGGCCAAGGGCGCGCTCGAGCGATGGGGTGAGTCGATGGCCGGGGAGATCGCACCGTTCGGGCTCGGTGTCACGATCCTGGTCAGCGGGACCTACGACACCGACATCATCACTGACGCCGGCACGACTGACGACCGGAACTTCGGCGGACCGTACGCGCGTATCCACAACACCGTGAACACCCGCGGTCGGTTTGCGATGAAGCTCGCGCGGCCACCGGAAAAGTTCGCTGACGGATTGCTCAAGGCTCTAAGCGACACGGCTTCGTTCCGGCGCCACGGTGTCGGGCCGGATGCCTCGATGCTGTTGGTGTCCAACAGGATTCTGCCCGCGGCGGGTATGCATCACATGTCCCGCCTGGTCATGGGAATCCCGCGGCAGGGCACGATGCGCGACGGGGCCTGGCCATTGACGGGCACGCAACGGGCAATGGTCCTGGCTACCAAGATCATTCCGCAACCACTGATGCAGCGTTTGGCTGACCGCGCGGCGCGACGAGCGGCCGCCGTCTCCGACCAAGGGAGTGAGAGCAATGACTGA
- a CDS encoding SDR family NAD(P)-dependent oxidoreductase, with protein sequence MIDFEGQVTVVTGAGRGLGRLYALDLARRGAAVVVNDVGGTMRGDGADASVADQVVDEITKAGGRAVASHQSVDSPEGGQAIVDTALDTFGRLDAVISNAGIFNSIPFEALSPDDWRQMLAVHLDGAFYLSQPAYKVMAKQKYGRFVFISSSAGNFGQPMEAHYAAAKTGLVGLSNVIAIEGAAHGVLSNTVLPTGFSRMVTETVGDEKFLRESGFMRAIRAELVVPLVSFLASRACDFTHRNYSACAGRYARVFTGLGEGWLANTETEPTAEDILAHLDQVSATDRFIVPDSIVDEVLEVCDRLGISAMPDNAEVAFPEPTKS encoded by the coding sequence GTGATCGACTTCGAGGGCCAAGTCACCGTCGTAACCGGCGCCGGCCGTGGTCTGGGCAGGCTGTACGCGCTCGATCTGGCGCGACGGGGCGCGGCGGTGGTGGTGAATGACGTCGGCGGCACGATGCGGGGCGACGGCGCGGACGCGAGCGTTGCGGATCAGGTGGTCGACGAGATCACGAAAGCGGGCGGACGGGCAGTCGCGTCGCATCAGTCCGTCGACAGCCCCGAGGGTGGCCAGGCCATCGTCGACACCGCTCTCGACACCTTCGGGCGGTTGGACGCCGTCATCAGCAATGCCGGCATCTTCAACAGCATCCCGTTCGAGGCGCTCTCCCCCGACGACTGGCGGCAGATGTTGGCTGTGCACCTCGACGGCGCCTTCTACCTGAGCCAGCCCGCATACAAGGTGATGGCGAAACAGAAGTACGGTCGATTCGTCTTCATTTCGTCGTCAGCGGGCAACTTCGGCCAGCCGATGGAAGCGCATTACGCGGCAGCCAAGACCGGCCTCGTCGGACTGTCCAACGTGATCGCAATCGAGGGAGCTGCGCACGGAGTTCTCTCGAATACCGTGCTGCCCACCGGCTTTTCGCGAATGGTCACCGAGACGGTCGGCGACGAGAAGTTCCTCAGGGAGTCGGGCTTCATGCGAGCCATCCGCGCCGAGCTGGTCGTGCCACTCGTGTCGTTCCTGGCCAGCCGCGCATGCGATTTCACCCACCGCAACTACTCGGCATGCGCGGGGCGCTACGCACGCGTATTCACCGGGCTCGGTGAGGGCTGGCTGGCCAACACCGAAACCGAGCCGACCGCCGAGGACATCCTGGCGCACCTCGACCAGGTGTCGGCCACCGACAGATTCATCGTTCCCGACTCGATCGTCGACGAAGTGCTCGAAGTGTGTGACCGCCTCGGCATCAGCGCGATGCCTGACAACGCCGAAGTCGCTTTTCCCGAGCCCACGAAATCGTAG